The Macrobrachium rosenbergii isolate ZJJX-2024 chromosome 20, ASM4041242v1, whole genome shotgun sequence region GCTAACAGTAGAACTCGATTTAACCTTTAGGTAGCATATAACCCATGCCACCTACAACAGGCTACTTGTAAAGTCTTCAGCCCAGATGCATTAGTAAAACTACTTAATCGTAATAAGACTTTTTGGCTGATTTTAGAGGATGTTTTCAAGCcattaaaatgacattattttttgaTGAAGTAGgctaatatatattacttttccttATATATCAACATTTTTACAAATCTGTAAGGCATTCCCTATGGATAATTGCTTTCTGTACCCCCTCAACTTTACCCAAAGTAGACAAGCTATTAATGTTAGTTGCAGTAAGTCATAAGTCTGTAgctcatcatcaccatcaaatTATGGAAGGTCCAAGGATGTTAAATGCTCATCCCCCCCCATCCGGATAGGGTGTACTACCTAGAGTTAGGCCTAGAGATGTCATTCATGCTATAACCAATCATTTAAGGCTACCATTGGCTTTATGGCACTAAAACTTAACACCCTCAAATGTAGCTTAGCATGATTTAAAAAACCCAAAATATTTATATGCCTAAATCCTGTGCAAATAAGAGGGAATTACAAGTACTGTAAGTTAGAAAGCATTGAGATTGGTCATCAACTTGAATTCTTAACCTCAAGTACCCTGTGATGTACGCCATGTTTAAGCTACTTCTTACCCTTATGTCAGTTTAGTACAAGGAAAGATTATGGATAAGAATTATGTTTTGCAGACCTACTGTATTATTCATATATCAGATCTTCCTTATATTGTTACAATACTTTAATCATAAGCTTCAGGTGTTTTGTGGatttgaaaactgataaatgcACAGTATCTTTTACTGCTTTATcagattaataatattatatgaaaatcatGGTTGCTATACAATAAGGATTAGAGATGTAGCCTATTCATTACCATGCTATAATAGATATTCACGTATGATTAAATTTATtgctttgtaaaataaataaccatTGCTGTTTTTCACATTTGTTCTTACTGTGATACAAACCTAGTCTTTGATGTGGATATAACTTGGGCAAAAGCTGATCCACTCATTGAAGCTTAGTAACAATACAAACTCACTTGACTGTTGATGTCACTTTTTGTTTAGGCTGCACTGCTATGTGGACATCTTTGTTGTGCTTACTTGCTGCAGTGTGCATAGAGTTGgtctcatttttgtttgttcttcagTTCTTGGCATCCATCTTCACCAAAACAAACTCCTTCCAGCCCTTGCAGTGAACCCTTGCTTAGGCTTTGGCTAGGTCTTATTTAAAGGCATGGATCTTTCTTCCTTTGTAGAATTACCCACACTCATAGGAGCTTTGAACAGTTTTGCCCACATTACTTTTGGCCTTCAGAGTGGGAGGTGATTCTTTGCTGCCTATGTCAGGCACCAAAAAGTTCTTGGGAGAGACCTCAGATTGAGATCTCACCATCAAGACTTGTTCTACTATCCTGAGCCTTGTAGAGGAGCTGCACAGCCTTAGTATCATATCTGGCACTTGGAAGGTTGGGAATTCCTTTTACTCCAGAATGCccttttattttggtttcatgAAAGTATTACCAGTTCGTCCTGTGACGAGGATGTTCTTTCCTTTTGGGTGAGAGCTCACAAAGCCAGGGGTGTTGGTGTCCCTAGCTGCCCATAGAACTTTTTGGTTTATAGGTAATGAAGGCAGGTGTCTGGCACCACGAGACTACCTTTACTTATGCTACCTCAAGGACATTGTCCACAAATCTTTGGACCCCCCTCCTAGGACCTTTGATGGGTGCCCAATAGCTTTTGTAGTCTCCAAGCTCCTCTTGGACAAAAAAGCATTTCACCAGAGGCACTTGTAATGTATAAGGATGGAGGTTGAAATGGGTGAGCAACTGGCTCCTCCTTTGTTCCTTTCTCTTCAATGCAGCAGTCAGGCTGAGTATGTTCTGGACAGGCCACAATTCATAGAGACTTCAGAATCAGGCATCCTGTCTTAGAGCATTGTCTCATGAGGTGTGATACCCTCTGTTCTGCTTTTTAACTGCATCTGAACCCTTCAGTTTATGATTGACTTGGACACTAGCAGCCTACTGACCTGTGCTTCCTTATCTTTAGGGCAGCACTTGGTTCCCCGAGGTTTTTATTGAGTGAGAGTTCATATACATTCCACTCAGTCGTAGGGCTCTATCAGTCTTGCATCTCTGTGCCAGATTGTACTATAGGAAGTTACAGTGGTCATTGCACCTCTGCTCATGATTGGGACCTGGAGTGTGTTATATCCAGGTGGAAATTCAACTTAGAAGTCAATTTAGAGATTATCATCCCACCTAAGGAGTGAGTTTCTTACACAAAATGTGATGGTTTGTAATCCTGTAGTAACAAATCAtaaacttttaaagtaattttttttttttcaagtacataaaccagagccttttattaTAATCTTCCCTCAGTCACCCTCCATAGTCCCTAATGCTGAAGAAAAAAGTACTTGTGATGGCAGGTGAGTGGGGATTCCCCCCACTCAACCAGGCACCACTAGTTAACTATTCTGTTACCAAGTTTTAACAACTAATTCCCACATAAAGGCTGTGGTTTGTatatctgtgaaaaataaaattacagtaaagtaCAGTACTTAAAAAAAGATTGGGGGtatttaaatcttatatttttcagatattttgccATTGATAACTGGAGTTTTAAATAGGCTTTATATaaattgaaagaataattttcagcttctATTTTGATATCTGAGTATGTCAAAGTatgaaatttgcaaataaagtttatttatataaaataaataaactttatttgcaaatttcatAATTGATACACTCAAATATCAAAATAGAAgctgaaaatttttctttcaagtaatgGTCTCAAAGGAAAagtccaagatttattttttaccacaGTTCATTTTGCCATTTTACCATACCTACAAAGCTGTGAACCATTTCTCAAAAACAGATGTTGGAACCCTCATCTCAAAAACTACCCTCCCAAATAAATCTTCAGTGTCTCATGCTTTTTTGCAGATTCGTTCAACTGTTGCTTTGCTCACTTTTGCTTCTGCTTAACAAAGTATTGCCCTTGAAACATTAGTGACAGGACATCCTTGCTGTTTCtctaacataaaatattttgaaacaatataCAGTTATCTAATGTGCTTCACTATGAAGTACAGTACTCATGCTGAGGAGCATTGACCGACCATGCCGTCCGACATAAGGTTTATTGTTTCTTAATGATTGAAGCAGCTTATTAAAAGCCCATCCTTCACTTGAGATAGGCAATGGGAGTGTGGGATTGCTTATGGTTATTTTCTCTTTAGTATAATTGAAGAATGATTTAAGACATAACCAttataaaatgtgtggtatgtatatacagtttttatcACAAACTGGTCATTGTAGAGTCATTTTATTCAATCCAGTCAAGTAGGTTCCATGATAAATTTGGCAATGTTGGTACATGGCTGTAATCCCACTTCAGTCCTTATCCTAGAATAGCCAGATTACCTATACAGTATTACCAGAGTTCAACAACTGGATCAGCTTTTGCTGAAGTTATACCCATATGAAAAACTTAAGGTACATATATCAAGGAACACTGAAATATCCAACACTGCTTTTGTAATTTTGGCAAGTATATGAAAGGCTATTTTATTACACTTGCTCATTCATTGTGCTTGTTCATGACTTTTAGGTAGGTGTAGTTACATCTCATGCTAGCTGCTCAGTTACTTTCATTTCTATTCAGTAGCACCTTCCTCAGCCAGTAGAGTCAGGGAAAGCATGTTTAAGGTTCATAGATTATAAAGTATTAAAGTAGGgtctaatatttaattattttatctcGTAAGCAGAAGTTGGCAACCAGCACTACGTGCATTCAAGTTTAGGAGtgtaaaacataacagacatggCAGCATCAAAAGTTGTGGTTGTTGGATCATGTATGACTGACCTTGTTAGGTAAGTAGTACAGTATTGATCATGTTCTTGTAGGAGTAAAAGTTAGCTGTCTACAAAAGTACAGACCAGTGCCTTACTAGGTGTTATTCCAGTAGTTTGTCCAGAAGATCCCAGTTTTACTGCATTGTTGTAAAAGTACATACAATATTTTATCTATCATACCTTTAATGGGACACGATtatattgtcatttttgtttgtttgctgtctattgaagtttttattgacagtttatggccttttttttcagttacaccTCTAGACTCCCAAAACCAGGTGAAACAATTCATGGACATAAATTTAGTATTGGGTTTGGTGGCAAAGGGGCTAACCAGTGCATTGCAGCTACAAGACTTGGAGCAGCCACAAGTATGGTGGCTATGGTATGACTgaagaattaatattatttatatggtATTTAGTGAAGTCTAAAAATGTTGACAAGTAAGTGTTTTGACTTGTTGGTATGGTTTGATAATAGTGAAAAAttccaaataatttattttttatatttatgtttcattAAGAACATTCATATCAcaggaaaagttatatataagtCGTTTTGTATATGAATGTCATAAGTTGTTATTAGTATATTGTACATTgtataaatcttaataaaaacatCAAGTCCTTACCATTTTGTGATAAAGTACCACCGTATGACCATATTTCAGTGTCCTATTGTTTTTTGTGTAGAGTAGCCTCTCAGCTTCTCATATGCCCCAGGATCTGGCCTTCTGATAAATAGCAAAAACTAATAGGTATCAGAGACCCTATAGCATAGCTTACATTTGAAAATTCAGTAATTCCATATTTTTAGTGTAAGCCAAGTTGTACAGTAATCTACACTTGTCATTCAGTTTAAGAGGTGTAGGTAGCTAAGTAAAGAACCATCATTGCAATGTTTCTGtccagtaaaataaatctgataagtTGAGCAGCTTTTGCATTTCAGTCCACCAATCTTAATAGAGTTGCTACAGTTTTTACTGGCTTCAGTAAGCAAAACCATTGACTTGTATGTTAAAACTAAATTATTGTACATAAAAAGTTTTCAGACTAGTTTTTtgggcaaaatataaataaagtatgaagagtttcattctatttttttaaatttttgatgatttttatgACTTCATTCAGTGTACCTTCTATCACCAGGTCGGAGAAGATTCATTTGGGCATAACTATCTTGAAAACTTCAGAATAAATCATGTAGACACGAAGTATATTGGAGTAACTAAAGAGGCAGCCACTGGTGTTGCACCCATTGCTGTAGATGATTCAGGTGAGATTGTTATTGACCACTGCTTAGTATTTTCTTATAATGCACTACTGTTTGAGTTTTATGATTTTCACATGTACTTTATGCAGTCTGCTTTGCAGTGTGAGGTAAAGTTTTACCAATATCAATTATCAAGTaagaattttaaaagtatatgaTATCAGAACGTATTCTCTTATCCTTTGATCATTTACAGATATGATCCTGCTTTAGATCCACTTTTTAATTTCCATGGGGCTTCTTTCATATATTTGGGGCATCCTTCTTGGCTTTTGCAATAGCTCTGTTGGTTATGCCTTTCTGTTTAAATTCTACAACAACAGTTAGTATCCTGTCCTAGTGAATTATCTCTTCCCTTGTCAAATAATGAGAGATGATACTGAAAGGGGAACAACTTTTCAGTTGATTAAACATACAGTACCATACTAATTCAAGGAaccttattttttcttacaagaatATAAAGCTTTGTCTTTTGTATGTTATACCTTTAATGAAAGTGGTGTGGTCAGTGAAGTTTGGTAACAAGATACTTAATTAACAGCAGGTAATTATGATTGCTGTTGTTGAAGCAAGTTATCCTCTTTTTGAAGAGGACAGGACTGCATGCCATCCTTGACTCGTGTTGGTTGTCTATCTTTGTTATCTGCCAAATGAGGAGAAGAGGAGTGCATACCTTCCTTGAATTCTGTTGAGTGTCTGTTTGTGGCACCTGACTTAATGGTTATAACAAGAACCTAAAGGACAATGTACTGTTTTCCGATGAAATTGTTGATTAACATACTTCTTTTTCCTGAtccattccctttggtctcttttctagctgtccaacttccaCAGATGTCTTGTTTCAGTATTCTCTTCACTTTAATGAACAATCTTTTGGGCCACCTTGTGAATCTAGAAATGTTACTTGGGTAGTCAGGTTAAACTATGGAATAGTATTTAGTACTAATTTAATTTTGGAGCCAACAAATTCTTTTAagcatgatagctgattggtttCTGAGATAGTAAAAGTAAAGGCTAATGTAAAGTAAGGTTTTGTTCAATGAAGCAAAATTATTTGGAATATTGTGTAGGATTATGATATTTAACTATGTTGTCACCCACTGCAGGAGAGAACTGTATCATCATAGTAGCTGGTGCAAATTTGAAAATGACTCCAGCAGATGTGCTCAAAGCTGAAGATATCATAAGGAATGCTTGTGTCATGGTTTGTCAAGGAGAAATTACAATGGAAGCTACACTAACTGCTTTAACTCTTGCAAGAAAATTCAAAGGTATTTCATTAGTTGTATTTGTTAAACTGCAGTTCTTTACAGAtacaaatctcattttttttataaaagtcttATACCTGTGCTACTGTTGACTATATTTACAGGCAATTCTTGATGAAAATGTGCATTTTAAAATTAGAGACAATACCCAAATAGAGCCTATTACTTTGATACTTTAAGGGCAGACCGATCAAAAGTTTACATAAGAATAAAGTATTGCAAATGCAGGATGGTAATTCTTACCCTTCAAATTGGGTATGGTAccactttttaacctttccaAATCAGTTTGTATTTATGCTATCAAGCATTAACACATCATTCActccctttctttttgttttcattcatttttccccaCTGATGAGATATTTCAGGATAACATTTCATTGATAATTTCTAGTTAGACACGCCAGGATAAGAGCAGCCATGTTGTGAGAGCCAACTTATGAAGGGATTTGTTTTCAcatcaatgttaatttttttaagatgtaCAGAACAAACTAGAAAGACCAATGATTTATTAAGAATGCTTCAGCAGAATAGAAGACacttttgaaataaagaaaaacatagcAGAGAGTAGTATAGTAAATTACAGATAAGACATAATAATATGGAATTGACCAATTTTACAACTAAGCTTTTAGGAAATCTAACATCATGTGGTTTGTTCCCATGATCAGTTCAGTTACAATACACTTTTACAAGTGAATGATGTAGACTATATCTACCTGCAAGTGAAATCAAACAAGCCAGTAATGGTTACCAAAGAGGCAGACCATATTaaggcaatatttttttataagaaataatttttttttattcaatgaatatttttgaacTAATGTGCTTTGGTATACTACTGTATTCGTAAATCATAAAGTATCGTAAGTTCTCATTTGCTTTCTTATATACCTACatgatgtttgtgtttatgaatttaattttttctctttgaaataatgaatttttatttgcagTGAAGACTGTTATGAATGCAGCACCAGCAAATGCTGATCTGGATCCTGAAATCGTaaaaaattctgatattttttgcGTAAATGAAAGTGAGGTAAGCATTTTGCAGTGAATGATATGTACTGTATTCACATACTCATATCATGCATTAGCTATTAGCTGTTTCTAATAATTAGATAATCTACTAGTGGATGTGGATGATAGTTACATGCAGGTTGTTGCCTTTAGTGAGACATCAGTATGGTTAGATATTTACAGATGGAATACATTATAGTATGTATAGTAAATTCTTACAGCTCAGCAATCTTACAGCTCCGTTTTGTGGAAAAGCTTGTTGTCATAATACAGAACATGCAAAGCCACTAACtatatctcatcatcatcatcatcataaacatttttatatgagttttcCCTTTATGGGGTTAGACTGATGTTAAATT contains the following coding sequences:
- the LOC136849131 gene encoding ribokinase, with translation MAASKVVVVGSCMTDLVSYTSRLPKPGETIHGHKFSIGFGGKGANQCIAATRLGAATSMVAMVGEDSFGHNYLENFRINHVDTKYIGVTKEAATGVAPIAVDDSGENCIIIVAGANLKMTPADVLKAEDIIRNACVMVCQGEITMEATLTALTLARKFKVKTVMNAAPANADLDPEIVKNSDIFCVNESEAEVLTGIEVKSIVDAQSAAEGLLSQGCGSVIITLGGDGALYSIQGQHEHIPAEKVTPVDTTGAGDAFVGALAYYLAYHPSLTMTEMIQRSCKIATVSVQAPGTQSSYPKKDDLPVELFL